Proteins found in one Candidatus Saccharibacteria bacterium genomic segment:
- the rpsB gene encoding 30S ribosomal protein S2: protein MSKQLTKSVTLNITVEDLFQSGAHIGHKTSHWNPDIKNFIHSNQSNTHIIDLFQSIEQLEAACQAAYKIGSKGHKILFVGTKSQAAPVLTSLAKEIDAPYVTKRWPGGLLTNFATISARLKKLTEMEKILADQSLRAKYTKRELGKIEQSIKKLNTMLGGIKGIKRPPHAIFVVDTNLEKTAVREANKLGLTTIAIVDTNSSPKGINYPVVASDDNLKVIELIAKEIQVAYQSGYQAYLTRQK, encoded by the coding sequence ATGTCTAAACAATTAACAAAGTCCGTTACCTTAAACATTACCGTGGAAGATCTTTTTCAATCAGGAGCTCATATTGGCCACAAGACCAGTCATTGGAATCCAGATATCAAGAATTTTATCCACTCCAATCAATCCAACACCCATATTATTGATTTATTCCAGTCAATTGAGCAGCTAGAAGCTGCTTGTCAGGCGGCTTACAAGATAGGCTCTAAAGGTCATAAAATTTTATTTGTTGGAACAAAATCCCAAGCTGCACCTGTCCTTACTAGCTTAGCCAAAGAAATTGATGCCCCTTACGTGACCAAGCGTTGGCCAGGTGGTCTTCTAACAAACTTTGCTACTATATCAGCACGACTTAAAAAGTTAACTGAAATGGAAAAGATTTTAGCCGATCAAAGCCTCAGGGCAAAATACACCAAAAGAGAGCTTGGCAAGATCGAACAATCTATCAAAAAACTTAATACAATGCTGGGTGGTATTAAGGGAATTAAACGTCCACCACACGCTATATTTGTCGTTGATACCAACCTTGAGAAAACTGCAGTAAGAGAGGCCAACAAGCTAGGTCTAACAACCATCGCCATAGTCGATACAAATTCTAGTCCCAAAGGTATTAATTACCCAGTGGTAGCCAGCGATGATAACCTTAAAGTAATTGAATTAATTGCTAAAGAGATACAAGTAGCTTATCAATCAGGCTATCAGGCATATTTGACCCGCCAGAAATAA
- a CDS encoding elongation factor Ts, producing MSINLADIKKIREQTGAGMMDVKSALNDANGDIDKAKELLQQRGIAKASKKSDRNTDQGLIETYNHLGKVGVLLELNCETDFVARTDDFKALAKEIAMQIAASDPQYIIDQDIDQQTLDQWRSEISDQVDTNKPKEIQDKIIEGKLDKYRDELVLMRIKTLKDPDKSIADLVNANIAKLGENITIKRFVRYQLG from the coding sequence ATGAGCATTAATCTAGCAGACATTAAAAAAATTCGCGAACAAACAGGTGCAGGTATGATGGATGTCAAATCCGCCCTAAATGATGCCAATGGTGATATTGATAAAGCTAAAGAGCTTTTACAGCAACGCGGTATTGCCAAGGCTAGCAAAAAAAGTGACCGCAATACCGATCAAGGCCTAATAGAAACCTACAATCACCTAGGTAAGGTTGGTGTATTACTCGAACTTAACTGCGAGACAGATTTTGTCGCCCGTACTGATGACTTCAAGGCCTTAGCCAAAGAAATTGCAATGCAAATTGCTGCTAGTGACCCTCAGTATATTATCGATCAAGATATAGATCAACAGACCCTAGATCAATGGAGATCGGAAATCTCGGATCAAGTAGATACCAATAAACCAAAAGAAATCCAAGATAAGATTATTGAAGGCAAACTAGATAAATATCGTGATGAATTAGTCTTGATGCGAATCAAAACCCTCAAAGATCCTGATAAATCTATTGCTGACCTAGTCAATGCTAATATCGCAAAACTAGGCGAAAATATTACTATCAAACGTTTCGTTCGCTATCAATTAGGCTAA
- the frr gene encoding ribosome recycling factor: protein MDSTILAKELDKTLLFLDQELGQIRDGRASASLVDTLKVPVYGQQLPLNQTSNITVPDPQTIFIEPWDKTNLEAIEKAISENNALGINPSNDGNRIILKIPAMTEEVRLGLVKLIAEKQEQAMVALRQQRQAAHKEVKAQEKDKLISEDQASDLKDQIEKTCQDYTAKIKRTIEVKQTAIKSI, encoded by the coding sequence ATGGATTCAACAATACTAGCTAAAGAGCTAGACAAAACTTTGCTATTCTTAGACCAAGAATTGGGTCAAATTCGTGACGGTAGGGCTAGTGCTAGCCTGGTAGATACCCTCAAAGTACCAGTCTACGGTCAGCAACTACCCCTCAATCAGACTAGTAATATTACTGTGCCCGATCCACAAACAATCTTTATCGAGCCCTGGGACAAAACCAATCTGGAGGCTATCGAAAAAGCAATTTCAGAGAATAATGCCCTAGGTATTAACCCTAGTAATGATGGTAATCGAATTATTCTCAAGATTCCTGCTATGACTGAGGAAGTTAGACTGGGTCTAGTCAAGTTGATTGCAGAGAAGCAGGAGCAAGCCATGGTAGCACTTCGTCAACAGCGTCAAGCTGCCCATAAGGAAGTCAAAGCCCAAGAAAAAGATAAACTAATTAGCGAAGATCAAGCATCAGACCTCAAAGATCAGATTGAAAAAACCTGCCAAGACTACACTGCCAAAATAAAACGAACAATCGAGGTCAAGCAAACAGCTATTAAATCTATTTAA
- the uppS gene encoding di-trans,poly-cis-decaprenylcistransferase: MILPNHIAFILDGHRRWAKANGKPPLLGHQAGYDNFIEIANSCYDKGIKIVSAYAFSQKNWKRSQDEVGYLMKLFAKSFSHKKLDQIIKRGIRVIFLGRRTELDKSLVKKMTELENQTSNNQDGVLAILIDYDGRAEIIEAAKKLKETNQEISEQNLQQAMWSSQVADPDLIIRTSGEQRLSGFWLWGSSYSEFAFIDKNWPDFDLQDLENVLKDYSSRERRYGAGQA; the protein is encoded by the coding sequence ATGATTTTACCTAACCATATTGCCTTTATTTTAGATGGTCATCGTAGATGGGCAAAAGCCAATGGTAAACCTCCCCTATTAGGTCATCAGGCAGGATATGACAATTTTATAGAAATTGCTAATTCATGTTATGACAAGGGCATCAAGATTGTTTCAGCCTATGCTTTCTCTCAAAAGAACTGGAAAAGAAGTCAGGATGAAGTGGGCTATCTAATGAAATTATTTGCAAAATCTTTTAGCCACAAAAAACTAGACCAGATTATCAAAAGGGGTATCAGGGTAATATTCCTTGGTCGTAGAACTGAGCTTGACAAAAGCTTAGTAAAAAAAATGACCGAACTCGAGAATCAGACCAGCAATAATCAAGATGGCGTTCTAGCAATCCTCATTGATTACGATGGTAGAGCAGAAATAATCGAAGCTGCTAAAAAACTAAAAGAAACAAATCAAGAAATATCTGAACAAAACCTTCAGCAAGCAATGTGGAGTAGCCAAGTAGCCGATCCAGACCTAATAATAAGGACTTCGGGCGAGCAGAGATTATCTGGATTTTGGCTATGGGGCAGTAGCTATAGTGAGTTTGCTTTTATTGACAAGAACTGGCCTGACTTTGATTTACAAGATCTGGAAAATGTCTTGAAAGACTATAGCTCTAGAGAGAGAAGATATGGAGCAGGACAAGCATGA
- a CDS encoding site-2 protease family protein has protein sequence MSILIAIVTFSILVLLHEFGHFISARRAGIRVDEFGIGFPPKIWGIKRKGTLYSINLLPIGGFVKIAGEDSQESGPDSFVAASTYHQLRTLLAGVLINFLIGWLILTGLLINGLPSLIFPFDISQLGHIKGQLVETTQPKVIYVAPDSPASQIELESGDQIIKINDQQVTNQNLSHLTEQFAGQDIQLGYLTHGQVTEQNLTLASPEADSGKLGVIIEQQWSYRPLDAAYASLVIIIKSFKLTLETIASLITGIFIDNHDGDQLTNSVTGPVGIVSVFRSSLKLGFSYVLALTAAISISLGIMNTLPLPALDGGRALIVILRKIGIKIGDKFELYYHGTGMVILLILMALITIRDIRNFF, from the coding sequence ATGAGCATCCTTATAGCTATCGTCACCTTCTCGATATTGGTATTACTTCACGAATTTGGGCATTTTATTTCAGCCAGAAGGGCAGGGATTCGAGTTGATGAATTTGGCATTGGTTTTCCTCCCAAAATCTGGGGTATTAAGCGCAAAGGAACACTATATAGCATCAACCTCTTGCCAATCGGTGGTTTTGTCAAGATTGCCGGAGAAGATAGCCAGGAGTCTGGACCCGACAGCTTTGTGGCTGCTAGCACCTATCACCAACTTCGAACATTGCTTGCTGGAGTATTAATCAATTTCTTAATTGGTTGGCTGATCCTAACCGGTCTTTTAATCAATGGTCTACCTTCACTAATTTTTCCTTTTGACATTAGTCAACTTGGTCATATTAAGGGTCAATTGGTTGAAACTACCCAACCAAAAGTCATTTATGTAGCTCCTGATTCTCCAGCTAGCCAGATAGAACTTGAGTCCGGGGATCAAATCATCAAAATTAATGATCAACAGGTTACCAATCAAAACCTTAGCCATCTGACCGAACAGTTTGCTGGTCAAGATATCCAATTAGGATACTTAACTCACGGTCAAGTAACTGAACAAAATTTAACCTTAGCTAGCCCCGAAGCAGACTCAGGCAAGCTAGGTGTAATTATTGAACAACAATGGAGCTATCGTCCTCTAGATGCTGCCTATGCTAGCCTGGTAATAATTATTAAATCCTTCAAGCTTACCTTAGAAACAATTGCCTCACTAATCACTGGCATTTTTATAGATAACCATGATGGTGACCAATTGACCAATTCGGTAACTGGGCCGGTAGGGATTGTTTCGGTCTTTCGTAGTAGCCTCAAGTTAGGATTTAGCTATGTGCTAGCCTTGACAGCCGCTATCTCTATTTCACTCGGTATTATGAATACGCTACCTTTACCCGCGCTTGATGGCGGTAGAGCCCTAATCGTAATTCTTCGGAAAATTGGAATCAAAATTGGTGATAAGTTTGAGCTTTACTATCACGGAACAGGGATGGTCATCCTACTTATTCTTATGGCATTAATCACGATCCGCGACATCCGCAACTTCTTCTAG
- the secE gene encoding preprotein translocase subunit SecE, with translation MGDFFSNYTEEARKVTWPSRPEIIRVTIMVIIVTIISATIIFILNRIFDISLTRFIEING, from the coding sequence ATTGGAGATTTTTTTTCCAATTACACTGAAGAGGCTCGCAAAGTTACCTGGCCAAGTCGCCCGGAAATTATCAGGGTTACAATCATGGTGATCATAGTAACAATTATCAGTGCTACGATTATATTTATCCTTAATCGTATTTTTGACATATCATTAACAAGGTTTATCGAAATCAATGGCTAA
- the nusG gene encoding transcription termination/antitermination protein NusG, with product MAKYRFKERSIRDNNPHWYIVHTYSGYEDVVKTNLEQRIESMDMSEKIFEVVVPKEKRIEIKNGKRKVVERKIFPGYIMVYMVINDDSWYVVRNTPNVTGFVGSGVDPTPMADAEVKSIRKRMGIENPVYDIEFSVGDLVHIIDGPFKGFDGTISEVDQQKGKITVLVNMFGRETPVELDSLQVKKV from the coding sequence ATGGCTAAATATAGATTCAAAGAACGTTCAATTAGAGACAATAATCCTCATTGGTACATTGTTCATACTTACTCAGGCTACGAAGATGTAGTAAAAACAAACCTAGAACAAAGAATTGAGTCAATGGATATGTCTGAAAAGATCTTTGAGGTAGTTGTTCCCAAGGAAAAACGTATTGAGATCAAGAACGGTAAAAGAAAAGTAGTCGAACGCAAAATTTTCCCAGGATATATTATGGTCTACATGGTTATCAATGACGACTCTTGGTATGTTGTTCGTAATACGCCTAATGTCACTGGTTTTGTAGGTTCAGGAGTAGATCCAACCCCTATGGCTGATGCTGAAGTTAAGTCTATTCGCAAACGTATGGGAATCGAAAATCCAGTATACGATATTGAATTCAGCGTTGGAGATTTAGTTCATATCATAGATGGTCCCTTCAAAGGATTTGATGGCACCATATCCGAAGTCGACCAGCAAAAGGGCAAAATCACAGTTCTGGTCAATATGTTTGGTCGCGAAACACCAGTAGAATTAGATTCATTACAAGTAAAGAAGGTATAA
- the rplK gene encoding 50S ribosomal protein L11, translating into MASKKVIANLKMVIPGGGATPAPPVGSSLGQYGVNMMEFIQAFNDATSDHKGQQLPVKIKIFEDKSFKFSYSLTPADQMILAELGIKKGSGEPNKNKVASLTDQQLTKIAEAKMSDLNANDLEAAKKIIAGTAKSMGIEIKD; encoded by the coding sequence ATGGCAAGCAAAAAAGTTATCGCAAATCTCAAAATGGTTATCCCCGGTGGTGGAGCAACCCCAGCTCCTCCTGTAGGCTCCAGCCTTGGACAGTATGGTGTTAATATGATGGAGTTCATCCAGGCTTTTAATGATGCAACTTCAGATCACAAAGGTCAGCAATTGCCTGTAAAGATTAAGATTTTTGAAGATAAATCGTTCAAGTTTAGCTACAGCCTAACGCCTGCAGATCAAATGATTCTAGCTGAGCTAGGAATCAAAAAAGGCTCCGGAGAACCCAACAAAAATAAGGTCGCTAGTCTAACAGATCAGCAGTTGACCAAGATTGCCGAAGCCAAAATGTCTGACCTCAATGCCAATGACCTAGAAGCTGCCAAAAAAATCATTGCTGGTACAGCCAAATCCATGGGGATTGAAATTAAAGATTAG
- the rplA gene encoding 50S ribosomal protein L1: protein MSKPLENQEEPVINQVENSTEEPKKAKAIKTTKSPSNKPKDAISKKSKRYRKAAAQLGKALETPQALASAIKLLKDLDQPKFDPTVELHIRLGVDVKHADQIVRGTVTLPFGTGKTIKIYALVEAADTAGAIKAGAIEAEEEKIIEQLEKGQLEFDVLVATPSKMPLLGKYARVLGPRGLMPSPKAGTVTQNPIEAIGELLKGRVEYKTDSYGIIHIPVGKISFENQALVDNAQTVISAIKAAKPGTSKGKYLLSAYLTSTMSPSLELETTSF from the coding sequence ATGTCAAAACCATTAGAAAATCAAGAGGAACCTGTTATTAATCAAGTTGAAAATTCTACCGAGGAACCCAAGAAGGCTAAGGCAATTAAAACTACAAAAAGTCCTAGTAACAAACCCAAAGATGCAATATCCAAGAAATCCAAGCGTTACCGCAAGGCGGCTGCACAGCTAGGTAAGGCTCTTGAAACACCTCAAGCTTTAGCCTCCGCCATCAAGCTCTTAAAAGACCTCGACCAGCCAAAATTTGATCCGACCGTAGAACTACACATCCGCCTAGGTGTTGATGTCAAGCATGCTGATCAAATAGTTCGTGGGACTGTAACTCTACCTTTCGGTACTGGTAAAACTATCAAGATTTATGCCTTGGTAGAGGCTGCAGATACAGCAGGAGCAATCAAGGCAGGAGCAATCGAAGCCGAAGAAGAAAAGATTATTGAACAACTCGAAAAAGGACAGCTAGAATTTGATGTGCTAGTAGCCACCCCCTCAAAGATGCCCTTACTCGGCAAGTATGCCAGAGTACTAGGCCCTAGAGGGTTAATGCCTTCACCAAAAGCTGGAACAGTTACTCAAAACCCGATTGAAGCTATAGGTGAGCTACTGAAAGGTCGAGTAGAATACAAGACTGATTCTTATGGCATCATTCATATTCCCGTTGGAAAAATTAGTTTTGAAAACCAAGCATTAGTAGATAATGCCCAAACTGTGATCAGTGCTATCAAGGCTGCTAAGCCGGGCACAAGCAAGGGTAAATATTTATTAAGTGCTTATTTGACATCCACTATGTCACCTAGTCTAGAGCTAGAAACTACCAGCTTCTAG
- the tmk gene encoding dTMP kinase: protein MINNPNLKARYLVIEGAEASGKSTQVKLLIEYLTDRNIPAQAVREPGSTPAGEAIRNLNQHSEFDLDPTTELLLAYAARLELLKEVAKSLKAGYWVISDRNYLSTYAYQGYGQGMDMSTIDQVHRAVMPDNLAPDHTFVIDTSFATNQARLESQEAELDRFERMGPDFHTRVHRGYQELIKNQPNVTRVNGDQTIAAIHADIVKHLDTSHR from the coding sequence ATGATTAATAATCCCAATCTAAAAGCGCGGTATCTGGTAATCGAAGGAGCTGAAGCTTCTGGTAAATCTACTCAGGTCAAACTACTAATTGAATACCTGACTGACCGCAATATCCCGGCCCAAGCCGTTAGGGAGCCTGGATCTACACCAGCCGGTGAGGCAATTCGCAATCTCAATCAACATAGTGAATTTGACCTTGACCCAACAACAGAACTATTGCTAGCCTATGCTGCAAGATTAGAACTACTTAAAGAAGTTGCAAAGTCCCTCAAGGCAGGCTATTGGGTGATTAGTGACAGAAACTACCTCTCGACCTATGCCTATCAAGGCTATGGTCAAGGAATGGATATGTCTACAATCGACCAAGTGCACCGGGCTGTAATGCCTGATAATCTAGCACCGGATCATACTTTTGTGATCGATACAAGCTTTGCTACCAATCAAGCTAGACTTGAGTCACAAGAAGCAGAATTAGATCGTTTTGAGCGTATGGGTCCAGATTTTCATACTAGAGTACATCGAGGATATCAAGAATTAATTAAGAATCAACCAAATGTTACTCGGGTCAACGGCGACCAGACTATTGCAGCAATCCATGCTGATATTGTTAAGCATCTAGATACTAGTCATAGATAG
- a CDS encoding Sua5/YciO/YrdC/YwlC family protein: MKFTKEQVQLLIDGAIAVIPTDTIYGFSASVFKPDAIERIKAIKSRQYTKPFIILIGEISELRDLGVDYQPYIKYIDQLWPGPNTLIFPFQSNQLGYLNPAGNTLAIRLPNHPELRQLLLETGPLVSTSINLDKGSPINDPVLINQLFSNQIDMMLSVGKLIANPSSIYQVDLQSDRLIKLR; the protein is encoded by the coding sequence ATGAAATTTACAAAAGAGCAAGTCCAGCTTTTGATTGATGGTGCTATCGCAGTAATACCCACTGATACAATCTATGGATTTAGTGCCAGCGTCTTTAAGCCTGATGCAATTGAAAGAATTAAAGCAATCAAGTCTAGGCAGTACACCAAACCTTTCATAATCTTGATCGGAGAAATCTCAGAGTTGCGTGATCTAGGGGTAGATTATCAACCTTATATAAAATATATAGATCAGCTTTGGCCAGGACCCAATACTTTGATTTTTCCGTTTCAATCAAATCAACTAGGCTATCTTAACCCCGCCGGCAATACTTTAGCAATTCGTTTACCAAATCATCCAGAGTTACGACAATTACTTCTTGAAACTGGCCCCCTAGTCTCTACCAGCATTAATCTTGATAAGGGATCTCCTATCAATGACCCTGTTCTGATCAATCAACTCTTTTCTAACCAGATTGACATGATGCTTTCCGTGGGTAAACTTATTGCTAATCCTTCGAGCATCTATCAGGTTGATCTTCAATCGGACAGATTGATAAAGCTCCGCTAA
- a CDS encoding serine hydroxymethyltransferase has protein sequence MMDREVAELIRLEEERQANTLNLIASENHTSKAVREANGSIFTEKYSEGYPGKRYYAGCEIVDRLESHAINLAKQLFDVNFVNLQPYSGSSANLATYAALAGVGDKIMGQALSDGGHLTHGSKASLVSSFFKFEQYGVNQQGWIDYDKLEKLAKKFQPKVVVAGTSAYPRLIDWDRLKKIADQVNAYLVADIAHLSGLVAGKAIPSPVGIADVITSTTQKSIRGPRGGMIMTNDEELAIKIDRAVFPGLQGGPHQHSIAAKAQAFHEALQPDFTNYASQVIKNAQALAKALQDHGVELWSDGTDTHLLVFNSYQAFDLTGLESKDLLADQGIITSQSQVPNDPLPPIQSSGIRLGTAALTTRGMREEQMTTIAEIIVRVLRGKENLRSDVLSLAKQFKLPD, from the coding sequence ATGATGGATAGAGAGGTAGCAGAATTAATTAGACTAGAAGAAGAGCGTCAAGCCAATACGCTCAATCTCATTGCCTCCGAAAACCATACCTCCAAGGCAGTTAGAGAAGCTAATGGCTCAATCTTTACCGAAAAATACTCTGAGGGTTATCCTGGCAAACGTTATTATGCAGGTTGCGAAATAGTTGATCGTCTTGAATCTCACGCGATTAATTTGGCAAAACAATTATTTGATGTAAACTTCGTAAATCTTCAGCCCTACTCTGGCTCAAGTGCCAACCTAGCTACCTACGCCGCCCTGGCTGGAGTAGGTGATAAAATCATGGGGCAGGCCTTATCTGATGGTGGACATTTAACCCATGGATCTAAGGCTAGCCTAGTATCTAGCTTTTTTAAGTTTGAGCAATACGGAGTCAATCAACAAGGCTGGATTGATTATGATAAGCTTGAAAAATTGGCCAAGAAATTTCAACCCAAAGTAGTAGTTGCTGGGACTAGTGCATACCCCAGACTAATTGACTGGGACAGATTGAAGAAAATTGCAGATCAAGTCAATGCCTATTTAGTCGCAGATATTGCTCACTTATCTGGGCTAGTAGCTGGTAAAGCAATCCCTAGTCCAGTAGGAATTGCTGATGTAATCACCTCTACTACCCAGAAAAGTATCCGTGGCCCAAGAGGCGGAATGATTATGACAAATGATGAAGAACTGGCAATCAAGATTGACCGGGCTGTATTCCCTGGCCTCCAAGGTGGTCCACATCAGCATAGTATTGCCGCTAAAGCTCAAGCTTTCCATGAAGCCTTACAGCCAGATTTTACCAATTATGCTTCGCAGGTCATCAAGAATGCACAAGCCCTTGCAAAAGCTTTGCAAGACCATGGTGTGGAACTTTGGAGCGATGGAACAGATACTCACCTACTAGTATTCAACAGCTATCAAGCCTTTGATCTAACTGGGCTAGAAAGTAAAGATCTTCTAGCAGATCAAGGTATTATTACCTCTCAAAGTCAAGTACCAAATGATCCCTTACCACCTATCCAATCTTCTGGAATTAGATTAGGTACTGCCGCCTTAACTACTCGAGGGATGCGAGAAGAACAAATGACAACAATAGCAGAAATTATTGTCAGAGTCCTAAGAGGGAAAGAGAATCTTAGATCAGATGTGCTAAGCCTAGCAAAACAATTCAAATTACCAGATTAA
- a CDS encoding FAD-dependent thymidylate synthase, with translation MGNDLIQVVNQPTSKGYELLNSIVTNTSGNVYGFWPYVPADTIAAAMARLSRSPDDLRVNLLLEFSNEIKHLDRIQQLSREVDRNKTNNLMKRVLTAYGDDSVQQLLPIQLVVENTSNIMTKTIEWHRLGAYLEQSTRYIFFDQKINGHYRYHTPEELSESDKIYYQSVMDQVFDNYSALVTKLTQYIRDKNPKPIDKGEYLAWVAATRAQACDSARPLLPVATTSTVGIVANAQTIEYMITSLISNQLIEAQKLGLSILKEVRKIYPVFFERVDMPSRGLTTSAYKSQISMNLEQLAHELKFPKSPNDKSVRLINVWPNFEEIYSKILFEYTQADSISLKSITDQYDSESSERLWEAFIGKRMNRRHKPGKALEIIHYEWEIIGDYGTFRDLQRHRMVDDMRWQKLSPELGYDVPELVIEAGLESIFRETNELSHQLYNYLEETQNQSIAQYACLLANKIRYRFVINARSLTHLLEIRTTPQGHPGYRKICQEMYSQVMKSTPEIAKMMRFVSQDEDPELTRLASEQATVKKLKELTEQ, from the coding sequence ATGGGAAATGACTTAATTCAGGTTGTCAATCAGCCTACGAGTAAGGGTTATGAATTATTAAATAGTATTGTTACTAATACTTCTGGCAATGTCTATGGTTTCTGGCCTTATGTTCCTGCTGACACAATTGCAGCCGCGATGGCTAGACTATCTAGAAGTCCTGATGATCTCAGAGTTAACCTACTTTTAGAATTTTCTAATGAAATTAAGCATCTAGATAGAATTCAACAACTATCCAGAGAAGTCGATAGAAACAAGACAAATAATCTCATGAAACGAGTTCTTACAGCCTATGGAGATGACTCAGTTCAACAGCTATTACCAATTCAACTAGTTGTTGAAAATACCTCAAACATTATGACAAAGACTATTGAGTGGCATAGATTAGGTGCCTATCTAGAACAATCTACAAGATACATATTCTTTGATCAAAAAATCAATGGCCACTACCGATATCATACTCCAGAAGAATTATCTGAATCTGATAAAATCTATTATCAATCTGTAATGGACCAAGTTTTTGACAACTATTCAGCCCTAGTCACCAAGCTAACACAATATATTCGAGACAAAAATCCAAAACCAATAGATAAGGGTGAATACCTTGCTTGGGTAGCAGCTACTAGAGCCCAAGCATGTGATAGTGCCCGACCTTTACTACCAGTAGCAACTACTTCAACAGTTGGCATAGTTGCCAATGCTCAAACTATCGAATATATGATTACTTCCTTAATTTCAAATCAGTTAATAGAAGCTCAAAAGCTAGGTCTATCAATCCTCAAGGAAGTTCGCAAGATCTATCCAGTATTCTTTGAGCGTGTAGACATGCCTAGTCGAGGATTAACTACCTCAGCTTATAAATCACAAATCAGTATGAATCTTGAGCAACTTGCCCATGAGCTCAAGTTCCCAAAAAGCCCTAATGATAAATCAGTCAGACTGATTAATGTATGGCCTAACTTTGAAGAAATTTATAGTAAGATACTCTTTGAATACACTCAGGCTGACTCAATATCGTTAAAGTCTATTACTGACCAGTACGACTCGGAATCATCAGAAAGACTCTGGGAAGCATTTATTGGCAAAAGAATGAATCGTAGGCACAAACCAGGCAAAGCCTTAGAGATAATCCATTATGAATGGGAAATTATTGGAGATTATGGGACATTTAGAGATCTTCAACGTCATCGAATGGTAGATGATATGCGTTGGCAAAAACTCTCTCCAGAACTAGGTTATGATGTTCCAGAATTGGTCATTGAAGCTGGTCTTGAATCAATCTTTCGGGAGACAAATGAGCTATCTCACCAACTCTACAACTACCTAGAGGAGACTCAAAATCAATCAATTGCCCAATACGCCTGCTTACTCGCAAATAAGATACGGTATCGTTTTGTAATTAATGCGCGTAGCCTAACGCATCTTCTTGAAATCAGAACTACTCCACAAGGCCACCCTGGCTATCGCAAAATCTGTCAAGAAATGTATAGTCAGGTAATGAAATCTACACCGGAAATCGCCAAGATGATGAGATTTGTCAGCCAAGATGAAGACCCAGAGCTAACTAGACTAGCGAGCGAACAAGCAACTGTCAAAAAATTAAAGGAACTAACCGAACAATGA